In Lusitaniella coriacea LEGE 07157, the following are encoded in one genomic region:
- a CDS encoding response regulator transcription factor — MSKVLVVEDSVAQQQMISDLLKNSGLKVTVANNGVEALEKIQHATPDIVVLDIVMPQMNGYEVCRRLKADPKTEHVPVVMCSSKGEEFDRYWGMKQGADAYIAKPFQPTELIGTVKQLLRG, encoded by the coding sequence ATGAGTAAAGTTTTGGTGGTAGAAGATAGTGTTGCACAACAGCAGATGATCTCAGACCTCCTCAAAAATAGCGGGTTAAAGGTTACTGTTGCGAATAACGGAGTTGAAGCATTAGAAAAAATTCAGCACGCGACTCCCGACATCGTTGTTTTAGACATTGTGATGCCTCAAATGAATGGCTATGAGGTCTGCCGTCGTCTCAAAGCCGACCCCAAAACCGAACACGTACCAGTGGTGATGTGTTCTTCAAAAGGTGAGGAATTCGATCGCTACTGGGGCATGAAACAAGGCGCTGATGCCTACATCGCCAAGCCCTTTCAGCCCACCGAACTGATTGGAACGGTCAAACAGCTCTTGAGAGGATAG
- a CDS encoding chemotaxis protein CheW, protein MVGNPDFSMGKTQDISSDIERLEMPEGELHLRFYLPSNSEFALSATGIKEVMNQPPDRITPIPNASPLLLGTINLRGQVIWVADLGQFLGDTVALNTQRQEIPIIAIEDQETMLGLAIEKIGEMQWLDIAQIQMQTNVPNHMAPFIRGEWILDRESNQSLRLLDQLAILRSARWAA, encoded by the coding sequence ATGGTTGGAAATCCAGACTTTTCAATGGGCAAAACTCAAGATATCTCCTCAGATATCGAAAGGCTGGAAATGCCAGAAGGAGAATTGCACTTGCGCTTTTATCTTCCTTCTAACAGCGAATTTGCCCTTTCTGCTACGGGAATTAAGGAGGTAATGAATCAACCTCCCGACCGCATTACCCCCATCCCTAACGCTTCTCCATTACTTTTGGGAACAATAAACTTAAGAGGTCAGGTGATCTGGGTCGCCGATCTCGGTCAGTTTTTGGGGGATACTGTCGCGTTGAATACGCAACGGCAAGAAATTCCAATTATTGCCATTGAAGATCAAGAAACCATGCTAGGGTTAGCCATTGAAAAAATTGGGGAGATGCAGTGGTTGGATATTGCTCAAATCCAAATGCAAACCAACGTTCCCAATCATATGGCCCCTTTTATTCGTGGCGAGTGGATCTTAGATAGAGAATCTAATCAATCTTTACGCCTGCTCGATCAATTAGCAATTTTGCGGTCGGCACGGTGGGCGGCATAA
- a CDS encoding methyl-accepting chemotaxis protein produces MAQSTDYAQEYGQAEQAYIQGRYDEAATIVDRLAKEYDDDPSVQLLRGHIYCYGLQQYDVAQEQYELVLQLTDRQDFIGYANNGIEDVGKFRAELGDASYSPAASSDDALSVAGEENGDDYSADLPSENFEQFSDYEDFPGAEDDRGLTQFDMSYPDEESTGNGNSDYPTNSTLEQHYGLGEEASAFGEDSGTWMNDVEEFPASEEVFSEAEPDFSQSNEESLDDPFGAEMLDDAGETMMSPTNGTFEQSSPFSETEEPFSEGLEGDWSGESDPFAEELGNSWAEEESNLLDSPAENGWLEEDSNFGEELGDEGMPQSDSFAGASANGLSDEPYGMDDLGMAEGGLEDLEESDNREIQETLLMQTSPSQDTFPMTGKNLDDSFEEENFASSWEEEEEDYSASPENELDSAAFETGSENLGDFSFDEYDSSVEMDSFEEDREENEVGEDTFSKYVADSEGFLDDFAGFDEDISIPDLSSGEFNSDLALKSQGESTDASFGFPLETEAIPAVEDESSFTLSGASDSVPSANFTKTADRAVEPTVEIEQGYLSWFENAALKKKQWLIACIAGATSAVAVALVSFLSSTTTPAENKAAIVPRMRISGTLMALAAGASSFGTSVFLGRLASRQINRSTDDLQSQFEAVSQGNLNAKATVYAEDEFGQLAASFNEMARVILTTTSEAQRRAEETEQQKEDLQRQVIRLLDDVEGAARGDLTVRAEVTADVLGAVADAFNLTIQNLREIVQQVKEAARQVNKNSSENEQFARNLQQDALRQAEELAVTLNSVQMMTDSIRRVADNAKEAEEVARSAADVAVKGGESVEHTVSGILQIRETVAETARKVKRLAEASQEISKIVAAIAQIASRTNLLALNASIEAARAGEAGRGFAIVADEVRQLADKSAKALKEIEQNVLQIQSETSSVMTAMEEGVTQVIDVTQRAEQAKRSLEDIIQVSNRIDALVRSITADTVEQTESTLAVAQVMQSVELTAQETSQESQRVSGSLQSQVSIARSLLASVERFRVDTTEGA; encoded by the coding sequence ATGGCACAGAGTACGGATTATGCACAGGAGTACGGACAAGCAGAACAAGCTTACATACAGGGTAGATATGACGAAGCAGCGACGATTGTTGACCGATTGGCAAAAGAGTATGATGACGATCCTTCGGTTCAACTCCTGCGCGGTCATATTTACTGTTACGGGTTGCAACAGTACGATGTGGCCCAAGAGCAGTATGAATTGGTTCTTCAACTCACCGATCGCCAAGATTTTATCGGTTATGCCAACAACGGCATTGAAGATGTTGGAAAATTTCGAGCCGAGTTAGGCGATGCTTCCTATAGCCCAGCAGCGAGTAGCGATGATGCGCTATCTGTGGCAGGGGAAGAGAATGGCGATGACTATTCTGCCGACCTCCCCTCAGAAAACTTCGAGCAGTTTTCTGATTATGAGGATTTTCCGGGCGCTGAGGACGATCGGGGATTAACGCAATTTGACATGAGCTACCCGGACGAGGAGAGTACGGGGAACGGCAATAGCGACTATCCAACCAATTCGACCCTCGAACAACATTACGGTCTTGGGGAAGAAGCTTCTGCCTTCGGAGAAGACTCTGGGACGTGGATGAACGATGTGGAGGAATTTCCAGCAAGCGAGGAGGTTTTTTCCGAAGCCGAGCCAGATTTTTCTCAGAGCAATGAGGAGAGCCTCGACGATCCCTTTGGGGCAGAAATGCTAGATGATGCTGGCGAAACGATGATGAGTCCAACCAATGGGACTTTCGAGCAAAGCAGTCCTTTTTCTGAAACAGAAGAGCCCTTTTCTGAAGGGCTTGAAGGTGATTGGTCTGGGGAAAGCGATCCGTTTGCTGAAGAGTTGGGAAATAGTTGGGCAGAAGAAGAATCGAATTTGTTGGACTCTCCTGCGGAAAATGGATGGTTAGAGGAAGATAGCAACTTTGGCGAGGAGTTGGGGGATGAAGGGATGCCCCAGAGCGATTCTTTTGCTGGAGCGAGTGCGAATGGTTTGAGCGATGAACCCTATGGGATGGACGATTTGGGCATGGCGGAGGGAGGACTTGAAGACCTAGAAGAGTCCGATAACCGAGAAATTCAGGAAACGCTGTTGATGCAGACGAGTCCCAGCCAAGATACGTTTCCGATGACAGGCAAAAATCTGGATGATTCTTTTGAGGAGGAAAACTTCGCGTCCTCCTGGGAGGAGGAAGAGGAAGATTATAGTGCTTCGCCAGAAAATGAGTTAGATTCAGCTGCTTTTGAAACGGGTTCGGAGAATTTAGGCGATTTTAGTTTTGATGAGTACGACAGTTCGGTAGAAATGGATTCTTTTGAGGAGGATCGAGAAGAGAACGAGGTCGGAGAGGATACATTTTCTAAGTATGTCGCCGATAGCGAGGGATTTCTCGATGATTTTGCGGGTTTTGATGAGGATATTAGCATTCCCGATTTAAGTTCTGGGGAATTTAATTCTGATTTAGCCCTCAAAAGTCAAGGGGAATCGACGGATGCAAGTTTTGGCTTTCCCTTAGAAACCGAAGCGATTCCGGCAGTTGAGGACGAAAGTTCATTTACGCTGAGTGGCGCTTCAGACAGCGTTCCCAGCGCCAACTTTACGAAGACAGCCGATCGCGCGGTGGAACCGACTGTTGAGATCGAACAGGGTTATCTGTCTTGGTTTGAGAATGCGGCGCTGAAGAAGAAACAGTGGTTGATTGCCTGCATTGCTGGGGCGACTTCTGCGGTTGCGGTTGCTTTGGTCAGCTTTTTGAGTTCGACGACAACCCCCGCAGAAAACAAAGCCGCGATTGTGCCGCGAATGCGAATTTCCGGTACTTTAATGGCGCTGGCGGCAGGTGCGAGTAGTTTTGGGACGAGCGTCTTTTTGGGGCGCTTGGCATCCCGACAAATCAATCGCTCGACTGACGATTTGCAATCTCAGTTTGAAGCGGTTTCCCAAGGGAATTTGAATGCGAAGGCGACGGTTTATGCAGAGGATGAGTTCGGTCAACTCGCGGCGAGTTTCAACGAAATGGCGCGGGTCATTTTGACCACTACCAGCGAAGCCCAACGCCGTGCGGAAGAAACGGAGCAACAGAAAGAAGACCTCCAGCGTCAGGTGATTCGCCTTCTGGATGATGTGGAAGGTGCCGCGCGAGGAGATTTGACGGTGCGAGCCGAAGTGACTGCCGACGTGCTGGGGGCGGTTGCCGATGCCTTTAACCTGACGATTCAAAACCTGCGGGAAATCGTCCAACAGGTGAAAGAGGCGGCGCGTCAGGTGAATAAGAATTCTAGCGAAAACGAGCAGTTCGCCCGGAACTTGCAACAGGATGCCCTGCGACAGGCAGAGGAGTTGGCGGTGACGCTCAATTCGGTACAGATGATGACCGATTCGATTCGCCGGGTTGCGGACAATGCGAAAGAAGCAGAGGAAGTGGCGCGCTCCGCAGCAGATGTGGCGGTGAAAGGGGGCGAATCGGTAGAACATACGGTGTCTGGGATTTTGCAAATTCGAGAGACGGTGGCAGAAACGGCGCGGAAGGTGAAACGCCTAGCCGAAGCCTCTCAGGAGATTTCTAAAATTGTTGCCGCGATCGCGCAAATTGCCTCCCGAACCAATCTCCTCGCCCTCAACGCCTCCATTGAAGCGGCACGAGCGGGAGAAGCGGGACGAGGTTTCGCGATCGTTGCGGATGAAGTCCGACAGTTGGCAGATAAATCTGCAAAAGCCTTGAAAGAAATCGAACAAAACGTACTGCAAATCCAGAGTGAAACCAGCTCGGTGATGACCGCGATGGAAGAAGGGGTTACCCAGGTGATCGACGTAACCCAGCGTGCGGAACAGGCGAAGCGCTCTCTGGAAGATATTATCCAGGTGTCCAATCGCATTGATGCCCTGGTGCGTTCGATTACCGCCGATACCGTCGAACAGACAGAAAGTACCCTAGCGGTGGCTCAGGTGATGCAGTCGGTGGAATTAACGGCTCAAGAAACCTCCCAAGAGTCCCAGCGCGTGTCCGGCTCCCTGCAAAGTCAGGTGAGTATTGCTCGCAGTCTTCTGGCTTCTGTGGAACGATTCCGCGTCGATACCACAGAAGGGGCTTAG
- a CDS encoding MlaE family lipid ABC transporter permease subunit translates to MTKNLSSQNGLSQWFTRLLAAIFLGGQVMLHLLKTKIHRRNTLDQMAVVGPDSSLIALVTASFVGMVFTIQVAREFINFGSGNLVGGVLAIALARELTPVLTAVVVAGRVGSAFAAEIGTMRVTEQIDALYVLKTDPIDYLVIPRIIACCLMLPVLTILSLITGLAGGLLVAIALYGDHISQQVFLDSVQNMLEVWDLIGAALKAVAFGGLIAVIGCSWGLTTTGGAKGVGQSTTTAVVTSLLAIFVANFFLSWLMFQGTGSAISGGL, encoded by the coding sequence GTGACTAAAAACCTCTCATCGCAAAATGGACTCAGCCAGTGGTTTACTCGTTTGCTCGCAGCAATTTTTCTAGGCGGACAGGTAATGTTGCACCTGCTCAAAACCAAAATTCACCGCCGCAATACGCTCGATCAAATGGCGGTTGTGGGTCCCGATTCGTCGCTGATTGCGCTCGTTACTGCCAGTTTTGTCGGGATGGTTTTTACGATTCAGGTGGCACGGGAGTTTATTAACTTTGGCAGTGGGAATTTAGTGGGCGGCGTACTCGCGATCGCGCTGGCACGAGAATTGACCCCCGTCCTCACGGCAGTTGTGGTTGCCGGACGAGTGGGTTCTGCCTTTGCTGCTGAGATCGGGACGATGCGAGTCACCGAGCAAATTGATGCCCTCTATGTCCTGAAAACCGATCCCATCGACTATTTAGTCATTCCTCGGATCATTGCCTGCTGTCTGATGCTGCCCGTTTTGACCATTTTATCCTTGATTACAGGCTTGGCTGGGGGATTGCTGGTCGCGATCGCGCTCTACGGCGATCATATCTCCCAGCAAGTCTTTCTCGACTCCGTGCAAAATATGCTAGAAGTGTGGGATTTAATCGGAGCCGCCCTGAAAGCTGTAGCATTTGGCGGGTTAATCGCCGTCATTGGTTGCAGTTGGGGCTTAACCACAACAGGAGGTGCAAAAGGAGTCGGGCAATCCACCACAACCGCCGTTGTCACCTCCTTACTCGCGATTTTTGTCGCGAACTTCTTTCTCTCTTGGTTGATGTTTCAAGGAACAGGTAGCGCGATTTCTGGAGGGCTTTGA
- a CDS encoding MFS transporter, which translates to MRTFLIIWLGQFASLLGSEMTNFAITIWAWEVTGQATPLSFILVATQIPRLLISPLAGILVDRFNRKTLMLLGDSVAGITSIVILALFLSDRLQIWHLYISGAINGLFGYLQGLAHSASMSLIVAKKHYARASAFESLQLSGSYVFAPAIAGAIYGITGLGGILTLDLATFGVAILTLSAVSIPQPPLTKETSRISSEFTLQQFTFGIRYLSKYPTLVALLSFFLINNFIDSLSFSILPAMVLARSNSNTTILGTLFSFFGIGGLLGGVTLSLWGGPKRRIHGILIGSAIWKVGLMVLALAQQTSVKIGTALMSGFCSPFPNSCSQAIWRAKVEPEVQGRVFSTRFLLTQLATPLGGAIAGPLADYVFEPAMQPGGSLAQLLGEVFGVGIGAGMALQTTLFASVGLLIALGGYRVKYLSKLETLLTDHDVGVSEPSAKKIT; encoded by the coding sequence GTGCGAACTTTTCTCATTATTTGGCTCGGTCAATTCGCCTCTTTGCTTGGCTCTGAGATGACAAACTTTGCCATTACAATTTGGGCTTGGGAAGTCACCGGGCAAGCCACGCCCCTTTCTTTCATCTTAGTCGCAACCCAAATTCCTCGGTTATTGATTTCACCCCTTGCAGGTATTTTAGTCGATCGCTTTAATCGCAAAACTCTAATGCTACTAGGGGACTCGGTGGCGGGAATCACCAGCATTGTTATCTTGGCCCTCTTTCTGAGCGATCGCCTGCAAATTTGGCATCTCTATATCTCTGGAGCCATCAATGGACTCTTTGGGTATCTTCAAGGACTCGCCCACTCTGCTTCAATGTCATTGATTGTGGCAAAAAAGCATTATGCCCGTGCCTCAGCCTTCGAGTCTTTACAGCTTTCAGGGAGCTACGTTTTCGCGCCGGCAATAGCGGGAGCAATTTATGGAATCACGGGTTTGGGTGGCATTCTCACCCTGGACTTAGCAACCTTTGGGGTAGCAATTCTCACCCTTAGCGCAGTTTCTATTCCTCAGCCTCCCCTGACAAAAGAAACTTCTCGCATTTCTTCGGAGTTTACCCTGCAACAATTCACTTTTGGCATCCGCTATTTATCGAAATATCCTACTCTAGTCGCGCTGTTAAGCTTTTTTTTGATTAACAACTTTATTGACAGTCTCAGCTTCTCCATTTTGCCCGCGATGGTATTGGCACGGAGCAATAGCAACACCACCATTTTAGGAACGCTCTTTTCCTTCTTTGGTATTGGTGGCTTGCTGGGAGGGGTAACCCTGAGTCTGTGGGGAGGACCCAAGCGGCGGATTCACGGCATATTAATTGGTAGCGCAATTTGGAAGGTAGGACTCATGGTGCTGGCACTAGCGCAACAGACATCTGTCAAAATTGGGACGGCGTTAATGAGTGGCTTCTGTTCTCCCTTTCCCAATAGTTGCAGCCAAGCAATTTGGAGAGCGAAGGTCGAACCGGAGGTTCAGGGACGGGTCTTTTCTACTCGTTTTTTGCTGACGCAGTTGGCAACGCCTTTGGGAGGCGCGATCGCGGGACCCCTCGCCGATTATGTCTTTGAACCAGCAATGCAGCCCGGAGGTTCTTTAGCTCAGTTATTGGGAGAAGTTTTTGGTGTTGGCATTGGCGCAGGAATGGCACTACAAACAACCCTATTTGCCAGTGTTGGTCTGTTGATTGCCCTCGGCGGCTATCGGGTCAAATATCTGAGTAAATTAGAAACATTGTTGACCGACCATGACGTTGGTGTCAGCGAGCCAAGTGCCAAAAAAATAACTTAA